Proteins from a single region of Nerophis ophidion isolate RoL-2023_Sa linkage group LG10, RoL_Noph_v1.0, whole genome shotgun sequence:
- the fgl2a gene encoding fibrinogen-like 2a has translation MRSIVVCVTLVLAATCHAADFPGTSYQRWDAKGPHSLGADSGTPASCAIKLRPSGQCGGSGTGAEEGGEECPYQVTLPPLTIQLPKQFRLLEKTMKELQSLKEVVNRLKSSCQECRGARGSGVYGHQQADQGRTGAGVAGLEGQNGSSQEERDNVMASGTTVDGHGAHLGKITPSPSSMQEMQVKLNRMSVSLRNAKNQITSLQGRMEGLNLLNIDNVQAMVDRRVENISGVVNKLSSTCTSQCAVQNTPQFILAPRDCSDYNVLETRKNGVYRVTPDPRNGTFEVFCNMESFGGGWTVIQQRLDGSVSFNRSWTEYKKGFGNLRGEFWLGNDHIHLLTKAKDMILRIELEDFEGVREYAKYEQFYVANEFLRYRLSISGYSGTAGNAISFNKHFNHDQKFFSTPDRDNDMYPSGNCGTYYSSGWWFDACMSANLNGKYYHKRYKGVRNGIFWGTWHNMSTEYYPTNYRQAFKTVKMMIRPKNFAP, from the exons ATGAGGAGCATTGTAGTGTGTGTCACTCTTGTACTCGCAGCCACTTGCCATGCAGCGGACTTCCCCGGTACTTCATACCAGAGATGGGATGCAAAAGGACCCCACAGTCTGGGGGCAGACTCCGGCACCCCGGCCTCCTGTGCCATAAAACTAAGACCGTCAGGCCAGTGCGGGGGCTCCGGGACGGGAgcagaggaagggggagaggagtGCCCCTACCAGGTAACTCTACCCCCTCTCACCATCCAGCTGCCCAAGCAGTTCAGGCTGCTGGAGAAAACCATGAAGGAGCTGCAGAGCCTGAAGGAGGTGGTGAACAGGCTGAAGAGCAGCTGCCAGGAGTGCCGCGGAGCAAGGGGCAGCGGCGTCTACGGACATCAGCAGGCGGACCAGGGACGGACGGGGGCTGGTGTGGCGGGGCTGGAGGGGCAAAACGGGTCCAGCCAAGAAGAGAGGGACAATGTGATGGCGTCAGGAACTACTGTGGACGGACATGGAGCTCATTTGGGGAAAATCACACCAAGTCCGAGCAGCATGCAGGAGATGCAG GTGAAACTTAACAGGATGTCTGTGAGTCTGCGTAACGCCAAGAACCAGATCACCTCCCTGCAAGGTCGCATGGAGGGCCTGAACCTCCTCAACATAGACAACGTCCAGGCCATGGTGGACAGACGTGTGGAGAACATCAGCGGCGTGGTCAACAAGCTGAGCTCCACCTGCACCTCACAGTGTGCGGTGCAGAATACTCCACAAT TCATCCTGGCCCCCAGAGACTGTTCCGACTACAATGTGCTGGAGACCAGGAAGAACGGGGTGTACCGCGTGACCCCCGACCCCCGCAACGGGACGTTTGAGGTCTTTTGTAACATGGAGTCTTTCGGAGGGGGCTGGACGGTCATACAGCAGCGGCTGGACGGCTCCGTCAGCTTCAACCGCAGCTGGACTGAATACAAGAAGGGCTTCGGGAACCTCAG AGGTGAGTTCTGGCTGGGCAATGACCACATACACCTGCTGACGAAGGCCAAAGACATGATACTGCGCATTGAACTGGAGGACTTTGAGGGTGTGCGAGAGTACGCCAAGTATGAGCAGTTCTACGTGGCCAATGAGTTCCTGCGATACAGGCTGTCCATCAGCGGATACAG TGGGACTGCTGGGAACGCCATCAGCTTCAACAAGCACTTCAACCACGACCAAAAGTTCTTCTCCACCCCTGACCGCGACAACGACATGTACCCCTCGGGAAACTGCGGCACCTACTACAGCTCCGGCTGGTGGTTCGACGCCTGCATGTCGGCCAACCTTAACGGCAAGTACTACCACAAGAGGTACAAGGGGGTCCGGAATGGCATCTTCTGGGGGACGTGGCATAACATGTCCACGGAGTACTACCCCACCAACTACAGGCAGGCCTTCAAGACGGTCAAGATGATGATAAGGCCCAAGAATTTTGCTCCGTAA